The DNA segment TTAATAATTTAGATATCTTCGATGCGAACTTGTTGAAAGCCCACCGCCATCGCTGACTTGGAAGCCAAGTCGATATCTCGATAAAGACACTCCTCGCCATGAGCATCCGTCAACAGCACTAACCCACCGCGACGATGGCGAAACTCCACCACCCAAGACCCTTCTTGAATTGATGGCTCTATGATCGCCTCCACCAACTGGTCGGTGCGATATAGAGCTCGCAGCTCTGATATTGTCATGTCCTTTCGCCCACTCTTACTTACTTGTAAGAATAAGCATGGTGCATATTTTCAAATTGAGCGAATAAAAAAAGCGCCATCTGTAACAGATAGCGCTTTTTAAAATGTTTTTTGTCAATTAGAACTGGTATTCAGCACCGATGAACCAGCCGCTAACAAAGATAAACTCTTTGCCATAGTCTTCAGCATTAACGGTAAAGTCTCGTGACTCAATATCGATCGCACGGTAACCGCCCTTTAATGCTAGCTGACGCTGCTGCTGGAAGACGATACGGTATTGGATACCTGCTTCTAGATCCGTGGTTTTAAGATCATTACGGTCACTGAACTCCATTGCACCGATTACATCAAAGTTAGTATTCGGCACGTTGATTTCAGCTTTAGCGAACAGGTTCCAAGTATTCTTATCGAAATCTACATTTTCACCTGTAGCGCCATTAACAAACTTCGTATTCGAGTAGTTAGTAAACGCAATACCCGCATCAAAATGCAAAGCATCATGCGTCAGAAGGTTGTAGTAAAACATTAAGTCTGACTTATCGAATGCCATGAAGTCTGCATCCACCGTGGTGTAACGAAATGCGACATTGGGCCAGTACTTTGCTGAATGCTCGTAGGCCAATGAGAACGATGGCGTGTTGCTATCATCACGTTTAATTTCGTTTACTTTGGTTTGGCCCCACCAGTAATCTAAACCGAATTTAAACACTGAGTCATCTTGCGCCAGTGCCACTGGTGATACCAGCATGCCTGCACTTAATAAACCACCACAAATTTTATGCATCGTCTTCATGTGTTACTTCTGTCCTATTTCGCACTCGTTATACATCAGCTACGTTATACATCTAAGTCTGCTGGAATTTTTGCCAAGGCTGCTGTCACGACTTCAATGCCAGCACCTGGTTTGTGAGCATTTTCACTGATATGACGACGCCACTGACGCGCACCAGGCATATTGTGGAAAAGCCCTAGCATATGGCGAGTAATATGACCTAAATACGCGCCTTTTGCCAACTGTTGTTCAATATATGGCAGCATCTCTTCCACGATTTGCTTGCGTTTCTTGATTGGTGTATTAAGCCCAAACACCTTTTGGTCTACTTCGGCCAGAATATATGGGTTCTGATACGCTTCGCGACCAATCATCACACCATCAAGGTGCTGCAGATGTTCAAGCGTTTCATCCAATGTTTTGACACCACCATTCACCGCAACCATTAGATGCGGAAAATCTTTCTTAATTTGGTAAGCGCGTGGGTAGTCCAAAGGTGGAATCTCGCGATTCTCTTTCGGACTAAGACCACTCAGCCAAGCTTTACGCGCGTG comes from the Vibrio astriarenae genome and includes:
- the dusA gene encoding tRNA dihydrouridine(20/20a) synthase DusA, coding for MYPSSRLSVAPMLDWTDRHCRYFHRKLSTQTLLYTEMVTTGAIIHGKGDFLAYNQEEHPLALQLGGSNPQDLARCAKLAQERGYDEVNLNVGCPSDRVQNGRFGACLMGEPQLVADCVAAMRDVVDIPVTVKTRIGIDDQDSYEFLTDFVSTVSEKGGCEQFTIHARKAWLSGLSPKENREIPPLDYPRAYQIKKDFPHLMVAVNGGVKTLDETLEHLQHLDGVMIGREAYQNPYILAEVDQKVFGLNTPIKKRKQIVEEMLPYIEQQLAKGAYLGHITRHMLGLFHNMPGARQWRRHISENAHKPGAGIEVVTAALAKIPADLDV
- a CDS encoding TIGR04219 family outer membrane beta-barrel protein: MKTMHKICGGLLSAGMLVSPVALAQDDSVFKFGLDYWWGQTKVNEIKRDDSNTPSFSLAYEHSAKYWPNVAFRYTTVDADFMAFDKSDLMFYYNLLTHDALHFDAGIAFTNYSNTKFVNGATGENVDFDKNTWNLFAKAEINVPNTNFDVIGAMEFSDRNDLKTTDLEAGIQYRIVFQQQRQLALKGGYRAIDIESRDFTVNAEDYGKEFIFVSGWFIGAEYQF